A genome region from Verrucomicrobiota bacterium includes the following:
- a CDS encoding energy transducer TonB, which yields MVSLIIFGVTTFAFSQKVEDQPIRLEGKLQVQIPDELKALHITNPYAKILIEVDDQGSILDSMPVEASHNGLLSPALKAIHEAKFSPAVVNGSPTRSKAAVYVNFFDVEQRIWQSGSGIVPFGDSASDAAARRFYQVAPGRFVYQLSKPKDLDTPLKIKEGKLRIYSSEEGVRPQGSCLVEFYVGPEGKVHFPRVIRSDDEDVSMSGLLTMRGTSFESPLRDGKPTCIRVQQPFNFN from the coding sequence ATGGTCTCACTAATTATTTTTGGTGTTACTACATTTGCTTTTAGCCAGAAAGTGGAAGATCAACCGATCCGTTTGGAAGGTAAATTGCAGGTCCAGATACCGGATGAATTGAAGGCTTTGCATATAACCAATCCGTATGCCAAGATTCTGATCGAGGTAGACGACCAGGGTTCCATTCTCGATTCGATGCCAGTTGAAGCCTCTCACAACGGCTTACTGTCGCCAGCTCTGAAAGCGATCCACGAGGCCAAATTTAGTCCGGCTGTGGTGAATGGCTCTCCGACTCGTTCAAAAGCGGCTGTCTACGTAAATTTCTTTGATGTTGAACAACGTATTTGGCAGTCCGGTTCGGGAATTGTTCCCTTCGGCGATAGTGCTTCAGATGCCGCCGCGAGACGCTTCTACCAAGTCGCGCCTGGTCGGTTTGTGTATCAACTAAGTAAGCCCAAGGATTTGGATACGCCTCTTAAAATTAAAGAAGGAAAACTTAGGATTTACTCGTCTGAGGAGGGTGTCCGTCCCCAAGGCAGTTGCTTGGTTGAATTCTACGTCGGACCGGAAGGGAAGGTCCATTTCCCGCGTGTCATTCGTAGCGATGATGAGGATGTCTCCATGAGCGGATTATTAACGATGCGCGGAACTTCTTTTGAGTCTCCTCTTCGAGATGGGAAACCCACCTGTATTCGGGTTCAACAACCCTTCAACTTCAATTAG
- a CDS encoding FAD:protein FMN transferase gives MATHAAGLSLWQLADGLTNSQRLHPVRWQGYTLGAVGNFTLFTDAPKTAQAVLQMCFKEMRRLESLFSIYDGESELSRLNVNGRLNSPSADWLPLLKAVERAHRITGGLFDPTVQPLWSVYSDHFRKFPNATTGPNSSTVQEALEKVGWCHLNYDSSSIQFDQPGSCLTLNGIAQGFITDRVTDILKEEGFQHALVELGETRAIGCHPEQRPWKIGIKDASKPGELVLTAEVDNTALATSGSYGSLFSNDGNYHHLIDPFSGLPKTHWQSLSVIAPTATEADALSTGLSFADETALQDFEQNHPSIRILKQP, from the coding sequence GTGGCGACACACGCAGCCGGTTTGTCGCTCTGGCAATTGGCCGATGGCCTGACTAACTCTCAGCGGCTGCACCCTGTTCGATGGCAAGGTTACACGCTTGGGGCAGTTGGCAACTTTACCCTTTTTACGGATGCTCCAAAAACTGCCCAGGCGGTACTGCAAATGTGTTTCAAAGAGATGCGTCGGCTGGAGTCTCTATTCAGTATCTATGATGGTGAATCAGAGTTGTCTCGCCTCAACGTGAACGGTCGGTTGAACTCGCCCTCTGCGGACTGGCTTCCACTGCTCAAGGCCGTAGAAAGAGCTCATAGAATTACAGGTGGGCTCTTTGATCCAACCGTCCAACCGCTCTGGTCGGTTTACTCGGACCATTTCAGGAAATTTCCAAATGCGACTACCGGACCCAATAGCTCGACCGTCCAGGAGGCGCTTGAAAAAGTGGGTTGGTGTCATCTTAACTACGACTCTTCTTCCATCCAATTTGATCAACCCGGTTCCTGCCTAACACTCAACGGAATTGCTCAAGGATTTATCACCGACCGGGTAACCGACATACTGAAAGAGGAGGGCTTTCAGCACGCCTTGGTAGAACTTGGCGAGACTCGGGCAATCGGATGTCATCCGGAGCAACGTCCATGGAAAATCGGAATCAAGGATGCTTCCAAACCTGGCGAATTGGTCCTTACGGCGGAAGTGGATAACACAGCACTTGCGACGAGTGGAAGTTACGGAAGTCTCTTTTCTAACGATGGAAACTACCATCACCTCATCGACCCTTTCAGTGGGCTGCCTAAAACGCATTGGCAGAGCCTTTCGGTGATCGCTCCCACCGCCACGGAGGCGGATGCACTTTCGACCGGACTCTCATTTGCAGACGAAACGGCCCTGCAGGATTTCGAACAAAACCATCCTTCCATTCGGATTCTTAAACAACCATAA
- a CDS encoding PepSY domain-containing protein, with protein MKFHLPGKRAILAFHRWLGFLSATFLLILSITGFALNHTEWFRMDHVKIRNSTILKRYGMVGGEAIQSYRLNDKNTVSVVNDRIFINQKPITDSGKIVGIFEGEPINVVVTVPYLIMFTVDGEWVETLGTRQLPFENLTAMGYTSDGRAVLVAENGNWIADEDWLNFKPYEGSYTVEPLETIALDPSQESALLLAYQGGGVSLYRFLLDVHSGRFLGWGGRTAMDLTAIAIVILISSGIGGWLRKSRSQTISPDN; from the coding sequence ATGAAATTTCACCTTCCAGGCAAACGTGCAATCCTTGCTTTCCACCGCTGGTTGGGATTTCTGTCTGCGACTTTTCTTCTCATCCTTTCGATCACAGGCTTCGCCCTTAATCATACGGAGTGGTTTCGAATGGATCATGTAAAAATACGAAACAGCACGATTCTCAAGCGCTATGGGATGGTCGGAGGCGAGGCTATTCAATCCTATCGATTAAATGATAAGAACACCGTGAGCGTGGTTAACGATAGAATTTTTATAAACCAGAAACCCATTACCGATAGCGGAAAAATAGTTGGGATCTTCGAAGGTGAACCGATCAACGTGGTGGTCACGGTTCCGTATCTTATAATGTTCACGGTTGATGGGGAGTGGGTCGAAACGCTTGGAACCAGGCAACTGCCCTTCGAAAATTTGACAGCCATGGGTTATACTTCAGATGGTCGGGCGGTTCTGGTGGCTGAAAATGGAAACTGGATCGCGGACGAGGATTGGCTCAATTTCAAGCCCTACGAAGGATCTTATACTGTCGAGCCACTGGAAACCATTGCGCTCGATCCGAGTCAAGAGTCTGCCTTACTTTTGGCCTACCAAGGTGGAGGGGTTTCACTATATCGTTTTCTTCTCGATGTGCATTCCGGTCGCTTTTTAGGTTGGGGAGGTCGCACGGCTATGGACCTGACCGCAATCGCTATTGTGATCTTAATCTCTAGCGGAATCGGAGGCTGGCTGCGCAAGTCTCGGAGCCAAACGATTTCACCCGACAACTGA